A region of the Stieleria neptunia genome:
GCCGCCACCGAGGCGATCCGCGAACTCGAAAAGAAATCCGGCAGCCACATTCCCATCATCGCCATGACCGCACACGCCATGAAGGGCGACCGGGAAAAATGCCTCGAAGTCGGGATGGACGAGTATGTCGCCAAACCGATTCGCATCAGCGTCCTCAAAGAGAAACTCATCAAAGTCCTGCAGTCACCCGAGGTCGATTCACCACGCCCGCCTTCCGATGCGGCGGAACCCGAGGTGCCGGAAACGCGTGCCTCGGAATCGCGTGCATCGGAATCGGGGGCCATCGAAGCCGAACCAGAAACGAGTGTGACCGAGGCTGCCCCGGAAGCGAAGACCGCCCCGGACGCGTGCGGCGAACAATCGGCATGCTATGACCTCGAGCCCGTCCGGACGATGGTCGCCGGCAACGACGAATTGCTGCGTGAATTGTTGGCCATGTATTTGGATGAAAGCGAAATGCTGTTGTCGCAGATCGAATCCGCAATCTTGTCGGGCGACGGCGAAGCAGTCCGACGCGCCGGCCACACGCTCAGCGGAGCATCACGCAGCGTCGGCGCGGCGGAAACCTCTGACCTCGCCCAGGAACTGCGATCGGTCGAAGACGGTGGACCCTTCGACGATGCCGCCGAATGTGTGACCCAACTGCGGGCTTCCGTTGCCGCCGTCGCCAAAGTCATGAAGGCCTACCTGGCGACCGATCCGTGTTAAACGGATGAAAGGGGTTCAGCAGCCGTTGGTGTCTAGCCTTCAGGCGACCGCTTTTCGCATGTACGACGGCCCTTCCGGGCCGTCGTCCGTCGGGCTCGCCCCGACGACGTCGCACAACGATCCGCTAACCGAAAATTGAGCTGCGACAGCGTTCCGTCGGATCGAGATGAACCCCGCCGTCTCCCGTCAGTCGATCTCCCCGTCCCCGACCATCTCACGAACCCGCTCCTCAAGTTCCTCGCCAGAATCAAACCCCACCTTGTAGTCCACCACCGTGCCATTGCGATCGACAAAAAACGTCGTGGGGTAAGCACCGACGAAATAGGCTTTCGAAGCAACCTTTCCACCGCCGACCACGATCGGGTGATCCAGTTGGTTCTGCGCCGCGAACTTCGCGACCACTTCGGGCGTCTCGTTGTATCCGTTGACCGCGACGATCGCGAACCTGTCTTGATACTTTTGATGCAAGCGAGTGAGATGCGGGGCTTCTAAGCGGCACGGTCCGCAAGCGACGCCCCAAAAGGTCACCAGCCCCGGCCGCCCGTTCAGAAATCGACTCAGTTCCAACCGATCGCCGCCCACGCGATCCAACGCGAAATCGGGAGCCGGATGTCCGATCCGTTTCTCCGGCGCCCCACCTCCCGGCGAATGCGTGTAGCTGATCGCGTCGAACCCCAATGCACGCGCCAGCTTCATTGCCGGCGAGGGACGGTATTGTTTTTGCTGAGACTGCAAAAAATCAAACAATGGGCCATCCTTCACGTTCTCCGGAATCTCCGGCGGTCGACGGGCATCAAAGATCTGCTCGACCAGCTCTCGGCCGGCGTCGGTACTTCGCACGCGGAACAGCAGTTTCCGCTTCGTTAATTCCGGCCCGAATGATTCAATCGCACTGCGAATCGCAGATTGAAGCTCGGGCGACAATTCCTGTTGCCGACCATCGATGGGCTGCTTGATTTCGATCACACAGTCGGCATCGCCGATCACGATCCGAGAGAGCTTGGTGCGAAGCGGATAGGCGTTGATCAACCGATCCGTCTTCACTGTCTCGATCGCCGACTCGCCGCCGACAAAATCTTTCAGCGGCTTGTAGTGGTTCTCCCAACTGGCCGATGTGTTGATCTCCGAAGTGCTGACCGAATCAAAGCCGGCGGATTGGCAAATTTGTTTGACATGGTTCTTGATCGTCGTTCGCGTCGATCGCTCGATTTCACCGCCAAGCTGGAATCTCATCACGAGTTTTAACGGCCCAGGATCCGCACCGGCAAGCTTCTGCAATTCTGACACCAGCGCGGTGGTGTCAACCGCGTCGGGGGCAAATCGAGAATCAACCAGAAAGGCATTGCAGTTGACCACGGCATACGCCTTGGCAGTCGCCGAAATCTCCCGACGTTGCAGCTCGGTTTTGATCGGTGCCACAAAGTACGGCGGCATGTCGGTTGGTTCGTCTTCACACGTCGCTTTCGAGACACAGACCAAACCGACACAACCAAGCGTTATCAAAATCACAAGCAGCTTCATCGCCAACTCCCATCGAAATGCAAACGCAGGCTCGAAAATTGAAAACTGACAAAGCACTAGGGGGATTTGCGTTTCTTACCCTTGGCACGCGTTCCCTGCCCTTGTTTCGCTTTGATTCCCCGCTTGTGAAACGCTTCATTCGCTTCTTCACGAGACATCCCTTTGTACCT
Encoded here:
- a CDS encoding TlpA family protein disulfide reductase, encoding MKLLVILITLGCVGLVCVSKATCEDEPTDMPPYFVAPIKTELQRREISATAKAYAVVNCNAFLVDSRFAPDAVDTTALVSELQKLAGADPGPLKLVMRFQLGGEIERSTRTTIKNHVKQICQSAGFDSVSTSEINTSASWENHYKPLKDFVGGESAIETVKTDRLINAYPLRTKLSRIVIGDADCVIEIKQPIDGRQQELSPELQSAIRSAIESFGPELTKRKLLFRVRSTDAGRELVEQIFDARRPPEIPENVKDGPLFDFLQSQQKQYRPSPAMKLARALGFDAISYTHSPGGGAPEKRIGHPAPDFALDRVGGDRLELSRFLNGRPGLVTFWGVACGPCRLEAPHLTRLHQKYQDRFAIVAVNGYNETPEVVAKFAAQNQLDHPIVVGGGKVASKAYFVGAYPTTFFVDRNGTVVDYKVGFDSGEELEERVREMVGDGEID